In the genome of Mucilaginibacter sp. 14171R-50, the window AAGGATAATCACCAGAAAATATTTAACGCCATCCGCATCCTGTTCGAAAAAACATCGCCGGTAGATATCCTAACTGTTACAGCGCAGCTGCGCCAACAGGGCGAACTGGAAATGATAGGCGGCGCGTATTACATTACCGAGTTGACTAACCGTGTAGCATCGGCCGCTAACATTGAGTATCACTCACGTATCATCATCCAAAAATTTATACAACGCGAGCTGATCAGGATATCTACTGAGGTGATCAACACCGCTTACGAAGATACGAGCGACGTATTAGACCTTTTGGACAAAGCTGAGAAGAACCTTTTTGAGATAGCGCAGAACAACCTTCGCCGGGATTCGCGCAAGATGGACGACCTGATGCATGAAGCTTTAAAGGATATTGAAGCGCTTAAAGACAAGAAGGACGGCTTAACCGGTGTTGCATCGGGCTTTACAGACCTGGACAGGATGACCTCTGGCTGGCAACGGTCTGACCTGGTTATTATAGCTGCCCGCCCGGCAATGGGTAAAACCGCCTTTGTATTAAGCTGCGCCCGCAACGCCGCGGTTGATTTTGACAAGCCCGTAGTGGTGTTCTCGCTCGAGATGTCTTCTGTTCAGTTGGTTAACCGTCTAATATCGGGCGAAACCGAAATTGAACAGGAGAAGATTAGAAAAGGTACACTGGAAGAATGGGAATGGCAGCAGATCCATTCCAAAATTGGTCGCCTGGAGGCAGCGCCTTTGATCATTGATGATACCCCTTCACTAAATATATTTGAGTTTCGTGCCAAATGCCGCCGTTTAAAATCGCAGCATGATATCCAACTGATCATTATCGATTACCTGCAGCTGATGCAGGGTAAGGCCGATGGCAAAGGCGGCAACCGCGAGCAGGAAATTGGTAGTATTTCGCGTGCGCTCAAAACCGTAGCCAAGGAACTGAATGTGCCGGTAATTGCACTGTCGCAGTTAAGCCGTGCGGTAGAGAACAGGCCGGGTGGCTCAAAAAGGCCGATGCTGTCAGACTTGCGTGAATCCGGCTCTATTGAGCAGGATGCGGATATGGTGCTTTTTCTTTATCGTCCCGAATACTACGGGTTGGATGTGGATGAGGATAACAACCCTACGCAAGGCGTTGGCGAGGTTATCATAGCCAAGCACCGTAACGGCGAAACCGGCCGTGTGCGATTAAAATTTGTGGGTAAATATGTTAAATTCACCGATCTTGACCAGGGTATGGATAGTTTTCCGCCGGCGGGTAACGCTTTTGCAGGTTTAAACCCGTCAACAGACTTTGATAGTAAACCAAGCAATTTTATCATCCGTCCATCAAGAATGGATGATATGGAGGATGAACCGCCGTTTTAGAAGACCTTATAGCCGTGACTCTTGATCCTTTATCTTGACTTTTTAATAATCATCATCATCTTCCTCAAAGCCCATAGCCGAACGGTAAACAGCCTGCAATTCTGAGAACGCGTGCATATCCCGTTTGGCTTTTGTTATTTCCATCCCTTTCTCGTAAGTGCTAATGGCATCGTCTTTTCGGTTAAGGGCTTCATATAATTTACCCAGGTGGTAATAAGTGCCTGTATAATCTGGATGATTGTTTACCAGGTCTTCGTAATAGCCCAGAGCCTTTCCGGTATCGTTAAGTCGCAGGTATTCAGTTGCCAGCGCATATTTTAAAAATTCGTCTTCGGGTTCGTTCTGTATAAATGCCAACAGCTTTTCTAATCTGCTTATCTCCATTTTAAACTCTCTGTTTTTTAAACTAAATTTGCAGCACCCTAATTACCAATACCTGTAAATATATAAACCAATTATAATGAGTAAAATACTGGTATGTATCAGCAATGTTCCGGATACCACTACAAAAATAACCTTTACAGATAACAACACCCAATTTAATACAAACGGGGTCCAGTTTATCCTTAACCCATATGACGAAATAGCGCTTGCCCGCGCAATTGAATTAACTGATGGCGGCAAAGGCAGCGTAACCGTAATTAATGTTGGCGAAGCAAACACCGAAGCTACCATTCGCAAAGCGCTGGCTATTGGCGCTGCTGACGCGGTGCGTATAAATGCCAGACCGCAGGATGCCTGGTACG includes:
- a CDS encoding heme biosynthesis protein HemY — encoded protein: MEISRLEKLLAFIQNEPEDEFLKYALATEYLRLNDTGKALGYYEDLVNNHPDYTGTYYHLGKLYEALNRKDDAISTYEKGMEITKAKRDMHAFSELQAVYRSAMGFEEDDDDY
- the dnaB gene encoding replicative DNA helicase, whose amino-acid sequence is MTFENDTPNYKPNSTDRRSRITNPTPYAGLGKLPPQAVDLEEAVLGALMLEKDALSSVIDVLKPEVFYKDNHQKIFNAIRILFEKTSPVDILTVTAQLRQQGELEMIGGAYYITELTNRVASAANIEYHSRIIIQKFIQRELIRISTEVINTAYEDTSDVLDLLDKAEKNLFEIAQNNLRRDSRKMDDLMHEALKDIEALKDKKDGLTGVASGFTDLDRMTSGWQRSDLVIIAARPAMGKTAFVLSCARNAAVDFDKPVVVFSLEMSSVQLVNRLISGETEIEQEKIRKGTLEEWEWQQIHSKIGRLEAAPLIIDDTPSLNIFEFRAKCRRLKSQHDIQLIIIDYLQLMQGKADGKGGNREQEIGSISRALKTVAKELNVPVIALSQLSRAVENRPGGSKRPMLSDLRESGSIEQDADMVLFLYRPEYYGLDVDEDNNPTQGVGEVIIAKHRNGETGRVRLKFVGKYVKFTDLDQGMDSFPPAGNAFAGLNPSTDFDSKPSNFIIRPSRMDDMEDEPPF